From a single Sphingobium lignivorans genomic region:
- a CDS encoding Rrf2 family transcriptional regulator yields the protein MRNDSRLSRMLHVLLHMARHDGPMKSEAIGMMLGTNPVVVRRTLAGLRDAGYVRSEKGHGGGWAIACDLERVSLLDVYRAVGGPRLFAIGNEHSNPACAVEQLVNAAVEDVLRDAEALMVERLGAVSLAELGRGLEARCADDPRWRLREADAAGADASRMP from the coding sequence ATGCGAAACGACAGCCGCCTTTCCCGCATGCTGCACGTGCTGCTCCACATGGCGCGGCATGACGGCCCCATGAAATCGGAAGCGATCGGCATGATGCTGGGGACCAACCCGGTCGTCGTCCGGCGCACATTGGCGGGACTGCGCGATGCGGGCTATGTCCGCTCCGAGAAGGGGCATGGCGGCGGCTGGGCCATTGCCTGCGACCTGGAACGCGTGTCGCTCCTGGACGTCTATCGCGCAGTCGGCGGCCCCCGGCTTTTCGCGATCGGGAACGAGCATTCCAACCCGGCCTGTGCAGTCGAGCAACTCGTCAACGCCGCGGTAGAAGATGTGCTTCGCGATGCGGAGGCGTTGATGGTCGAGCGGCTGGGCGCGGTGAGCCTCGCGGAGCTGGGCCGGGGCCTGGAGGCACGCTGCGCTGACGACCCGCGGTGGCGGCTCCGGGAAGCGGACGCGGCCGGCGCGGATGCTTCCCGCATGCCGTAG
- a CDS encoding class I SAM-dependent methyltransferase, with translation MREFENPDHWDNAARHYQQTAHPFTALFAEDALARLPLTPGSRVLDVAAGTGALALAAARSGAQVLATDFSPGMVECIAAAGLPNVEARVMDGQALDLPDAQFDAVFSIFGVIMFPDWRKGLAEMARVTRPGGHGVVATWQSRGAATFLLLGEIRQKLFPERPGMAMPEAVQALSDPDDFARALVAAGYRDPCIEAVTHNYRLDVAALDAPDTLFGMSPDWTSLDDVEKAAVVAEVRDRAADRPILPIPSTALIGVAER, from the coding sequence ATGCGGGAATTCGAGAATCCGGACCATTGGGACAATGCGGCGCGCCATTATCAGCAGACCGCCCATCCTTTCACGGCGCTCTTTGCGGAGGACGCGCTGGCGCGGCTGCCCCTGACGCCCGGGAGCCGCGTGCTCGATGTCGCGGCCGGCACCGGCGCGCTCGCTCTCGCCGCCGCGCGCAGCGGTGCGCAGGTGCTGGCGACCGATTTCTCCCCCGGCATGGTGGAGTGCATTGCCGCCGCCGGCCTGCCCAATGTCGAGGCGCGCGTGATGGACGGGCAGGCGCTGGACCTGCCGGACGCGCAGTTCGATGCCGTCTTTTCGATCTTCGGCGTCATCATGTTTCCCGACTGGCGCAAGGGCCTTGCGGAAATGGCCCGGGTGACGCGGCCCGGCGGGCATGGCGTGGTCGCCACATGGCAGTCCCGGGGCGCGGCGACGTTCCTCCTGCTGGGCGAGATCCGGCAGAAGCTGTTCCCGGAGCGGCCGGGCATGGCCATGCCCGAAGCCGTCCAGGCGCTCAGCGATCCGGACGATTTCGCCCGCGCCCTCGTCGCTGCCGGCTATCGCGATCCCTGTATCGAGGCTGTGACGCATAATTATCGGCTGGACGTGGCGGCGCTCGATGCCCCCGATACGCTGTTCGGCATGTCGCCCGACTGGACCAGTCTGGACGATGTCGAGAAGGCCGCGGTGGTCGCCGAGGTGCGGGATCGGGCGGCTGATCGCCCAATCCTGCCCATCCCCTCGACCGCCCTTATCGGCGTGGCGGAACGGTGA
- a CDS encoding lysylphosphatidylglycerol synthase transmembrane domain-containing protein, with amino-acid sequence MAQQEASPVSRSRRIGRWLAITVGVGAAGLLVRHLTDLEHFAILVRQAQPLWLLVGLGLQVSTYVMVALSWKLVLLRAGLRRKLHVLLPVSISKLFADQALPGAGLGGHVLLVDRLMALGAPRGAAAATLLISMIGYYLAYMVLALAMLLVLWLHHRATPLLSGLVTTFLLVALAIPLLALWLRHRGSQPLPPWLERVGPVRSILTTIGEAPVDLVGDRRLLVRVSLLNGGVFLADAATLAVCMRALGMAWDPATAFLALMAGSIAATLAPIPLGLGSFEASSTAMMASLGVPVEAALTSTLLLRGLTLWLPLLPGLVLMRPGWHGKRERQ; translated from the coding sequence ATGGCACAGCAGGAGGCAAGTCCAGTCTCGCGCAGCCGTCGGATCGGACGATGGCTTGCCATCACGGTTGGCGTCGGGGCCGCCGGCCTGCTCGTGCGCCATCTCACGGACCTTGAGCATTTCGCGATTCTGGTGCGGCAGGCTCAGCCGCTCTGGCTTCTGGTCGGCCTCGGCCTTCAGGTTTCCACTTATGTGATGGTTGCGCTGAGCTGGAAACTCGTCCTGCTCCGCGCGGGATTGCGCCGGAAGCTGCATGTCCTGCTGCCAGTCTCGATCTCCAAGCTGTTCGCCGACCAGGCCCTGCCAGGCGCGGGCCTGGGTGGCCATGTGCTGCTGGTCGATCGCCTCATGGCGCTGGGCGCGCCGCGGGGGGCGGCGGCCGCGACGCTGCTCATCTCCATGATCGGCTATTATCTCGCTTACATGGTGCTTGCGCTGGCCATGCTGCTGGTTCTCTGGCTGCATCATCGCGCGACGCCGCTGCTGTCCGGGCTGGTCACGACTTTCCTTCTCGTCGCCCTTGCCATTCCCCTGCTGGCCCTGTGGCTGCGGCATCGTGGCAGCCAGCCCCTGCCGCCCTGGCTGGAGCGAGTGGGTCCGGTCCGCTCGATCCTCACCACCATCGGCGAGGCGCCGGTGGACCTCGTCGGCGATCGGCGCCTGCTGGTCCGGGTGTCCCTGCTGAATGGCGGCGTCTTTCTGGCCGATGCGGCGACGCTTGCCGTCTGCATGCGGGCGCTGGGCATGGCCTGGGATCCGGCCACTGCCTTTCTGGCTCTCATGGCCGGGTCGATCGCGGCCACGCTGGCGCCCATTCCGCTGGGATTGGGTAGCTTCGAGGCCAGCTCGACGGCCATGATGGCGTCTCTCGGCGTTCCGGTCGAGGCGGCCTTGACGTCTACGCTTCTCCTGCGCGGCCTCACGCTCTGGCTTCCCCTGTTGCCAGGCCTGGTCCTGATGCGGCCAGGATGGCACGGGAAAAGGGAGCGGCAATGA